The Candidatus Aminicenantes bacterium genome includes a region encoding these proteins:
- a CDS encoding ribonuclease HI produces the protein MTKKDSLDKIVIYCDGACSNNQQRQNRGGWGAILIYKGKTREISGAEKNTSNNRMELLACIKALEAIKNPALPVAIFTDSAYLHNCLALKWYLRWQKNGWLTAGKKPVENKDLWLHLLTLKDRFRRIAFHKVAAHSHVEWNERADELAKEAIRKLL, from the coding sequence ATGACGAAAAAAGATTCCCTGGATAAAATAGTCATCTATTGCGATGGGGCCTGCAGCAACAACCAGCAGCGCCAGAACCGCGGCGGCTGGGGAGCCATCCTGATCTATAAAGGCAAGACCAGGGAAATCTCCGGGGCCGAAAAAAACACCAGCAACAACCGCATGGAACTGCTGGCCTGCATCAAGGCCCTGGAGGCGATCAAGAACCCCGCCCTGCCCGTGGCCATTTTCACCGACAGCGCCTACCTGCACAACTGCCTGGCGCTGAAATGGTACTTGCGCTGGCAGAAAAACGGCTGGCTGACGGCCGGCAAAAAGCCGGTGGAAAACAAGGATTTATGGCTGCACCTGCTGACATTGAAGGACCGCTTCCGCCGGATCGCCTTTCACAAGGTGGCCGCCCACAGCCACGTCGAATGGAACGAACGGGCCGACGAACTGGCCAAGGAAGCCATCCGGAAACTTCTATAG